CCCGCGCCTGCGCGACCAGCGCGGAACTGCCGGTGCTGCACAGCAGCGCGGCCGCGGCGTGCTCGGTGAACTCCGGCCGGGCCGCGGCCGCCATGATCGTCATGCCGCCCATGGAGTGCCCGGCGAGGACCGCGCGCTCGCCCGGGGCGAGGGTGGCGCCGAGCACCGCCACGAGGTCGTCCGCGAGCGCGGTGGTGCTGTGCTCCCGGGCGGCGGGGCTGCGGCCGTGTCCGCGCTGGTCGTAGGCGACGACCCGGTGGGTGGCGGCCAGGGCCCGTATCTGCGCGGCCCAGAAGGCCGTGGAGCAGGTCCAGCCGTGGGACAGCACCACGGGCGGCGCCCCCTCCTCCCCGTGCACCTCGACGTGCAGGCGGGCCCCGTCGGCGGAGACGGCGACGAGCTCGCGCCGCGGGGCGGGCGGGGCGTAGGGGCCGGCGGTGACGTGCGCCGGGCGGCTCACGCGGCGCTCTCGGCAACCGTGCCCGCGCCGGCCTCGGCGGCCTCGGGTGCGCCGGCCTGGGCGGCCTCGGGTGCGGCGGCAGCGGCCACCGGCACCCGCTCCCTCACCCGCACGACCTCGTACTCCGCCAGGTCGACGCTGCGCGTCTCGCGGCGGAACTCGCCGGTCGTGCCGGGCCAGACGGTGGTGTTGCGGCCGTTCTCGTCCAGGTACCAGCTGGTGCAGCCGCCGGTGTTCCAGACGGTCCGCTCCATCCGCGCCTGCACCCTGCGGTTCCAGGCGTTGACGGCGGAGGGGCGGGCGGCCAGGGCGACCCGTCCGCCGCTCCCGCCGAGGACGGTGAGCTGGCGCAGGTAGTCGGCCATGTAGTTGAGCTGCGACTCGATCATCAGGATCATCGAGGTGTTCCCCAGCCCCGTGTTCGGGCCGATGATCGTCATCCAGTTGGGGAAGCCGGCCGCGGTCGCGCCGCGCAGCGAGGCCATCCCGTCCTTCCACGCGACCGCGAGGGAGCGGCCGTCGGCGCCCACCACCCGCTCGGCGATCGGCAGGTCCGTGACGTGGAAGCCGGTGCTGAAGACGATCGCGTCGGCCTCGGCCTCCGTCCCGTCGGCGGCGACCAGGACCGAGCCCCGGACCTCCTTCAGCCCGGAGGCGACCAGGTCGACGTTCGGGCGGGCCAGCGCCGGGTAGAAGGTGCTGGAGAGCAGGATCCGCTTGCAGCCGATCCGGTAGGAGGGCGTCAGCTTGGCGCGCATCGCCGGGTCCTTGACCGACCGGGCCATGTTGGCCTTGGCCAGTGCCTCGACGAAGCCCAGCTGGTTGGGCCGCTTGGTGAAGGCGCCGACCTGGAGGTCCCGGACCGCCCAGGTAAGCCCGCGGCGTGCCGCCTGGGTGAAGGGCAGTTGGCGGTGCAGCCAGCGCTCGACCGCCGTGATGGCCCGGTCGGTGCGCGGCATCACCCAGGCCGGGGTCCGCTGGAAGAGGGTCAGGCGCTCCACGTCGGGGGCGATGGCGGGCACGATCTGGACGGCGGAGGCGCCCGTACCGATCACGGCGACGCGCTTGCCGCGCAGCTCGTAGTCGTGGTCCCAGCGCGCGGAGTGGAAGACCTTGCCGGGGAAGCCCGCCAGGCCCGGGATCTCCGGGAGCTTCGGCTCGGACAGCGGGCCGGTGGCCGACACCACGACGTCGGCGGTGAGCTCCCCGCTCTCCGTCTCGATCTCCCAGCGCAGTTCGGCCTCGTCCCAGCGCATCATCCGGACCTCGGAGTCGAGCCGGATGTGGGGGCGCAGCCCGAACGTGTCGGCGACGTGCTCCAGGTACGCCCGGATGTGCGGCTGCCCGGAGAAGGAGCGGGGCCAGTCGGGGTTGGGTGCGAAGGAGAAGGAGTACAGGTGCGAGGGGACGTCGCAGGCGCACCCCGGGTAGCTGTTGTCGCGCCACGTGCCGCCGACCGAGCCGGCCCGCTCCAGGACGACGAAGTCGGTGATCCCCTCGCGCCGCAGCCGTACGGCGGCGCCCAGGCCGCTGAAGCCGGAGCCGATCACCGCCACGCGCACGTGCTCGCGCGTCCTCCCCGTACCGCCCGTACCGCCCGTACCGCCCATGTCCGCCGCCTTCCGCCTCATCGCAGTCCCAGCCACGCAACGCCGCACACAACATCGAAACACTGCCAGCAATCACTGGCACAATCGGGAGGGTAGAGCAGCCCCGTACCCATGGGTAGGGGCTGGACCCGGAAAGTTACTGCGGGTACACCCTCCGGACACCCCCGGGGTCAGCCCGTAGGCTGCTTCCGTGGCGAAGGACGAGATGCGGGCGAGGACGGTGCGCGAGTACCGGACCGAGGAACTGGCCGAAGCGGCCGGCATACCGGTGCGCACCCTGCGCTTCTACCGTGAGCGCAAACTGCTCCCGCCGCCCCGCCGCGAGGGCCGTATCGCCTGGTACGACGACCACCACCTGGCGCGCCTGCGCACCATCGCCGGCCTGCTGGAACGCGGCCACACCCTCGGCGGTATCGCGGAGCTGACCGTCGCCTTCGAGAAGGGCCGCGACGTCGGCCAGCTGGGCGAGCTGCTGGGCATCGGCGGGTCGGAGGAGACCCCGGTGCGGCTCACCCCGGAGGAGCTGGCCGACTACTTCGAGGGCGAGGTCACCCCGGAGAACCTGGCGGCCTCACTCGACCTGGGCTACCTCGCCGTCGACGGCGACACGATCGTCCACGTCAGCCGCCGCCTGCTGGACGTCTCCTCGGCGCTGGTCCGCGAAGGGGTTCCGCTGGCGGAGGTCCTGGAGACCGGGCGGCGCGTCCGCGAGCACGCGGACGCGCTGGCCCTGCTGTTCACCGAGCTGATCTCGCGACACATCGCGCCGGAGGCGCTCACGCGGCTGCGCCCGCTGGCCAAGAGCGTGGTCGAGGCGGAGCTCACGATGGCCATGGACCGTCTTTCGGCCTCCGCGCCGGGTCAGGCTCCGAGCTCGTAGACGACGGTCACGGGCGCGTGGTCGGACCAGCGCTCGGGGTGCGTCTCGGCCCGCTCGACGAAGGCCTTCACAGCCTTCGCGGCCAGCCCCGGGGTCGCCACCTGCAGGTCGATCCGCCAGCCGGCGTCGTTGTCGAAGGCCCGCCCGCGGTAGGACCACCAGGAGTACGGCCCCTCGGTGTCGGGGTGCAGCTCGCGCACCACGTCGACGTAGCCGGCCTGCGCGTACACCTTCCCCAGCCACTCGCGCTCCTCGGGGAGGAAGCCGGCGCTCTTGCGGTTGGTCTTCCAGTTCTTCAGGTCGGCTTCCTGGTGGCAGATGTTCCAGTCACCGCAGACGACGACCTCGCGCCCGTCGGCGGCGGCCCGCACCCTCAGCTCGGCGAGGTAGGCCAGGAACTCCCCCATGAACCGGTACTTCTCGTCCTGCTTCTCCGTCCCCGCCTCACCGGAGGGCAGGTAGAGGCTGGCCACGGTCACACCGGGCAGGTCGACCTCCAGGTACCGCCCGGAGGCGTCGAACTCCGCGCTGCCGAACCCGACCCGCACCTGCTCGGGCGCGCGCCGCGTGTACAGCGCGACCCCGGCGCGCCCCTTCACGGCGGCCGGGGCGAAGACGGTGTGCCAGCCCTCGGGAGAGCGCACCTCGTCCGGGATCTGCCCCTCCTCGGCGCGTACCTCCTGCAGGCAGACCACGTCGGCGTCCGTTCCCGCGAGCCACGCCCCGAAGCCCTTCTTGGCGGCGGCCCGAATCCCATTCACATTCACGGAGGTCACAGTGAGCATCCCAGCACCTTAGCGGGATGGTTCCGTACGATGTTCGGATGTCTCATGGGATCGACCTCCGCACCGTGCCGTACGACCACCCGGACGCGGTCAAGCTCAACGACCAGGTCCAGCTCGAATACCAGGTGCGGTACCAGGGCGAGGGCGACGCCACCCACCTGGACCCGGCGATGTTCGCCCCGCCGCGGGGCCTGTACATCGTGGCGTACGACACGTCGGGCGCCCCGGTGGCGACCGGCGGCTGGCGCAGCCAGGAGCAGAACGACGAGGGCTACTCGGACGGCGACGCCGAACTCAAGCGGATGTACGTCGTCCCGGAGGCCCGCGGCCTGGGCCTGGCCCGCCGCATACTGGCGACGCTGGAGGAGGACGCCCGCGCGGCGGGCCGCCTGCGGATGGTCCTCGAAACGGGCGACCGGCAGCCGGAGGCGATAGCCCTCTACCTCTCGGCGGGCTACACCCCGTCGCCGAAGTTCGGCTTCTACCGCTTCTACGACTCCAGCCGCTGCATGGCCAAACCCCTCCAGACGTCCAGCCCCGCCGCACCCCCCAGCCCCGCCGGCGTTTGAGGCGCGGGGGTCCGGGGCGGCGCCGCCGGCAGCGGCGCCGCGGCCGCCCTACCGCGGGAGCCAGACGGCCCGGTCCGTCCCCCACCGCGACGGCCCGCCGCCCCACTCCCCGCACGGGCTGACCGCATGCCGCAGCACCCCGTACCCCGACCCCGTCTCCCGCAGCCACGGCTCCGCCGAGTACTCCGCGGCGCGAGCGCACCCGTCCCCACGAGCCGGCGGCAGCCCCCGCACCAGCCACGACCCCGTTCCGGCCAGGGAGAACCGCAGCCCCTGCCCGCCGCCCCCGGCCAGGGCCCGCATCACGCCGGCCGCCACCAGGTACCCCGTGCCGTGGTCCAGCGCCTGCGCCGGCAGCACCCCCGGCGTCCCGTCGGGCCCCGCACACGCGGCGGCGATCCCGTAGCCCGCCTGCACGAGCGAGTCGAACCCCCGCCGCCCCGCCCACGGCTCCGGCGCCCGCCACCCCCACGCGCACAGTTCGGCCACCACCAGGCCCGGCCACCGCTCCAACAGCTCCCGCGCCCCGAGCCCGTGGCGTTCCAACGCCCCGGGCCGGTACCCGGTCACCACCACGTCCGCCTCGGCCAACAGCCCCTCGAACACCGCCCGGTCCCCGGCCCGCGCCAGATCCAGCAGCGCCGACCGCTTCCCGAAGCCGGTGTCCGCGTAAGCGTCGTCCGCCTCCGGCAGGCCCGGCGGGTCGATCCGCAGCACGTCCGCGCCCAGCAGCCCGAGCGTGCGCGTGGCGACGGGCCCGGCGATGACCCGCGTCAGGTCCAACACCCGCACGCCCGCGGCGGGTCGCCCCTGCGGAGCTCCGCCGAGCACCCGCACCCGCGCCCCGGTCGTGCGTACGGTCTCCACCAGCGGCTGCGGAGCCCCGTACCGCTCCGCCACGGCGACCGCGAGACCGCCCGCCCCGTACGCGAGTTCCTGCACCTCCACGGCCGTCCGCCCGGCGACCTCGGCGCGCAGCGCCTCCGGTGTCGCGGACGGCAGCCGCAGCGCCCGTACGAGCGCGGCTTCGTGGTGCGGGTAGTTGGCGTGCGTGCGGACCCAGCCGTCGGCGGCCCGCCAGAAGCCGGACAGCGGCGCGAACACCATCGGGGCCCGGCCGGCGACCCGCAGGTGCCGCTCGCTGACGAAGGCCGTGGCGACCGCCCCCTCGTCCACCACGAGCGACGGGCGATCCCCCGCCGAACCCCCGGCCCGCACCGCGCCGAGCTCCCCGGCCGCGAGCCCGCAGACCGCTACGGCCGCCCGCGCCAACTCCCGTACCGGCAGCGGCCCTTCCCCGAGGTTCCCGCCCCCCACGAACCGGACCCGTTCCACGAGCTCCGGTGCGCCGCCAAGCGCCTCCCAGGCCTGGCCCGTCCCGAAGTCCCGCTCACCACCGATCGTCATGCACGCATCATCGCCCAACCACCCCGGGAAACGCCGAGATCCCGCCCCGCCTTTCGGCGGAACGGGATCTCGTGACGATCCTTGAGAGCTACTCAAGAACTGTCGTCTGTGGACCTGTGGGGATTTGAACCCCAGACCCCCTCGATGCGAACGAGGTGCGCTACCAGACTGCGCCACAGGCCCTTGCGACGTGTGAAACATTAGCACCCCTGCGCCGGTGCTCCAAAACGCGTATCCGGGGAGGTCCGCGCAGGTCACCGATCACTCGTTCGCGGCGCGCGGGCGGTCCTCGTTCTCGTACTGGTCGAAGAGCGGGGTGCGGCCGCGGCCCTGGCCGCGGGGGCGGGGGTCCTCCTCGGCCGGGGGCTGAGCCGGGGCGGGGACCGCGGGCTGGGCGCGCAGGCGGGGCTCCGTCGGCTCGGCCGTGCTGGAGCGCGTCGCGCTCCAGGCGTCCGGGGTCACGGGGCCCGTGGCGCGGGGGGCGACCGGGGCCGTCACGTACGTCGGCAGCGGGACCGGGACGGGCTCCCAGCTGTCACCGCGGGCGGGGCCGCGTTCGCGTTCGCGCTGCTGGTCCACCCACTCGGCGTGGTCGGTCTGCTCGACCAGCGCGCGACGTCCGGCCTCCTGCGGGGAGACCGGTGGAGCGGGGTCCGGTTCGCCGGCCGGGTCCGCGCCGTCCTCGGGGTGCCGGCGGCGCGGGCGGTCCTCCCGAAGCTGTCGGGCGGCCGCCTCGGCGCGCCGCCGGTCCATCGTGAACTCGTAGCGCCGCCGCTCCTGGACCCGCAGGTGGGCGATGTACGCGCTCAGCAGGAGGGCGGGTACGGCGGGGGCCCACAGGTAGCGCAGGCCGCCCACGGCGGCGACGACGGCGCCGGCCGTGAAGACCAGGAAGAGGAGTGCGGTGGTGCGCCGGCGGCGCGCGAGGACCTGGAGGCGTTGTTCCCGCCGGGCCCGCTCCGCCCGGTGCTCCCGCTCGGCGGCCGCCGCGCGCGGCTCCGCCCTGGTCGGGGACACGCCGAGGGCCCGGGCGTCGGCGTCGACGGAATTCACCGTTTCCGTCGCGGCGTCCGGGTCCGCGTGGGGCTGGGGCTCCGCCTCCTCGTCACCGCGCTCACGCAGCCCCTTGGCGTAACGGCGCTCCATTCCCGCCCGGCCGGAAAGCAGCCGAATGGCGGTGGAGAAGCGTTCCGTCGGACGGGCTTCGTTCAGCTCGTCCTGCCTCCGGAGCCACATGGGCACCAAGTAGGCGGCCCAGGCCCCGACAATGACTGCGTAGATGAGGCCGCTGCTGCTCACACCTCACACCGTAGAGGGACGCGGGCGAGGGGATCGGCCAATTGGGCCGGTGTGTCGCGCGATCTCGCTGATATCACGGACTTTTTTTGTGATTCTTCGGATCAGGTTATGGGCGAATCGGTTACCTCGGGCCATTAATTCGAACAGATATTCGTTTATCGATTCGGCGGGGACGGCGAGTGGCGCGAGCGGTGCCAGCGGCGCAGCAGCCCCTCCGGCACCTCCTCCGCGGTGATCGCGTAGACGAGGTGGTCGCGCCAGGCGCCGTCGATGTGGAGGTAGCGCGGACGCAGCCCCTCCTCGCGCAGGCCCAGCTTCTCCACGACCCGCCGGCTCGGCCCGTTCTCGGGGCGGATGCACACCTCGATCCGGTGCAGGCCGACCTTGCGGAAGCAGTGGTCGACCGCCATCGCGACCGCCGTCGGCATCACGCCGCGGCCCGCCACGTCGCGGTCCACCCAGTAGCCGATGTGCGCCGCGCACATCGAGCCCCAGGTGATCCCGGCGACCGTCAGCTGGCCCACCAGCCGCCCCTGGTACTCGATGACGAAGGGCAGCATCCGGCCCGCGTTCGCCTCCGCCCGCAGGTGACGGACCATCTGGCGGTACGTGGGCCGCTGGATCACCGGCCCCCACGGGGCGGGCGGCGGGATCGTGGCCTCCCACGGCCGGAGCCAGTCGCGGTTGCGCTGGTTGACCTCCCGCCAGTCCTTCTGGTCGCGCTGTCGTATCGGCCGGAGCGTGACATCGCCGTCGGTCAGGACCACGGGCCAGGTGGGGCCGTTCAGCTCGGGCTCCCGGAGGGTGCCGCCGGTCTGGGGTGGTCTCCGCCGCGGATCTGGTCGACCGCGTGCGGCAGGATGCGGGACAGG
This DNA window, taken from Streptomyces sp. TN58, encodes the following:
- a CDS encoding GNAT family N-acetyltransferase; the encoded protein is MSHGIDLRTVPYDHPDAVKLNDQVQLEYQVRYQGEGDATHLDPAMFAPPRGLYIVAYDTSGAPVATGGWRSQEQNDEGYSDGDAELKRMYVVPEARGLGLARRILATLEEDARAAGRLRMVLETGDRQPEAIALYLSAGYTPSPKFGFYRFYDSSRCMAKPLQTSSPAAPPSPAGV
- a CDS encoding CoA transferase; this encodes MTIGGERDFGTGQAWEALGGAPELVERVRFVGGGNLGEGPLPVRELARAAVAVCGLAAGELGAVRAGGSAGDRPSLVVDEGAVATAFVSERHLRVAGRAPMVFAPLSGFWRAADGWVRTHANYPHHEAALVRALRLPSATPEALRAEVAGRTAVEVQELAYGAGGLAVAVAERYGAPQPLVETVRTTGARVRVLGGAPQGRPAAGVRVLDLTRVIAGPVATRTLGLLGADVLRIDPPGLPEADDAYADTGFGKRSALLDLARAGDRAVFEGLLAEADVVVTGYRPGALERHGLGARELLERWPGLVVAELCAWGWRAPEPWAGRRGFDSLVQAGYGIAAACAGPDGTPGVLPAQALDHGTGYLVAAGVMRALAGGGGQGLRFSLAGTGSWLVRGLPPARGDGCARAAEYSAEPWLRETGSGYGVLRHAVSPCGEWGGGPSRWGTDRAVWLPR
- a CDS encoding flavin-containing monooxygenase, producing the protein MGGTGGTGGTGRTREHVRVAVIGSGFSGLGAAVRLRREGITDFVVLERAGSVGGTWRDNSYPGCACDVPSHLYSFSFAPNPDWPRSFSGQPHIRAYLEHVADTFGLRPHIRLDSEVRMMRWDEAELRWEIETESGELTADVVVSATGPLSEPKLPEIPGLAGFPGKVFHSARWDHDYELRGKRVAVIGTGASAVQIVPAIAPDVERLTLFQRTPAWVMPRTDRAITAVERWLHRQLPFTQAARRGLTWAVRDLQVGAFTKRPNQLGFVEALAKANMARSVKDPAMRAKLTPSYRIGCKRILLSSTFYPALARPNVDLVASGLKEVRGSVLVAADGTEAEADAIVFSTGFHVTDLPIAERVVGADGRSLAVAWKDGMASLRGATAAGFPNWMTIIGPNTGLGNTSMILMIESQLNYMADYLRQLTVLGGSGGRVALAARPSAVNAWNRRVQARMERTVWNTGGCTSWYLDENGRNTTVWPGTTGEFRRETRSVDLAEYEVVRVRERVPVAAAAAPEAAQAGAPEAAEAGAGTVAESAA
- a CDS encoding exodeoxyribonuclease III; this translates as MLTVTSVNVNGIRAAAKKGFGAWLAGTDADVVCLQEVRAEEGQIPDEVRSPEGWHTVFAPAAVKGRAGVALYTRRAPEQVRVGFGSAEFDASGRYLEVDLPGVTVASLYLPSGEAGTEKQDEKYRFMGEFLAYLAELRVRAAADGREVVVCGDWNICHQEADLKNWKTNRKSAGFLPEEREWLGKVYAQAGYVDVVRELHPDTEGPYSWWSYRGRAFDNDAGWRIDLQVATPGLAAKAVKAFVERAETHPERWSDHAPVTVVYELGA
- a CDS encoding GNAT family N-acetyltransferase, with the translated sequence MVLTDGDVTLRPIRQRDQKDWREVNQRNRDWLRPWEATIPPPAPWGPVIQRPTYRQMVRHLRAEANAGRMLPFVIEYQGRLVGQLTVAGITWGSMCAAHIGYWVDRDVAGRGVMPTAVAMAVDHCFRKVGLHRIEVCIRPENGPSRRVVEKLGLREEGLRPRYLHIDGAWRDHLVYAITAEEVPEGLLRRWHRSRHSPSPPNR
- a CDS encoding MerR family transcriptional regulator — encoded protein: MRARTVREYRTEELAEAAGIPVRTLRFYRERKLLPPPRREGRIAWYDDHHLARLRTIAGLLERGHTLGGIAELTVAFEKGRDVGQLGELLGIGGSEETPVRLTPEELADYFEGEVTPENLAASLDLGYLAVDGDTIVHVSRRLLDVSSALVREGVPLAEVLETGRRVREHADALALLFTELISRHIAPEALTRLRPLAKSVVEAELTMAMDRLSASAPGQAPSS